Proteins co-encoded in one Bacillus infantis NRRL B-14911 genomic window:
- a CDS encoding YycH family regulatory protein yields MTYEDIKSIILAVLVSGSILLTWSLWTYQPTSEQLGEENTVQEVELEAKKDVGDLIEPNMALFHYEDSQHLGTLSAEETEKLLTEIKKWNFDDFSDITDEVGNIDLFVQEAGHAEIIYPGITPMNLYKEILQIKDRRLENIYFNKMVIDMQTGQKSGIVYFVDTERGRVYKTGVGLSNIQNFNTRFYRLASASTNPAFARYAPFDTGKKLIFIPENKVEMPRYSFLSEEYESERFKEALFDDLDSVQKSYLGTGEEFTNESSLLRIDQNKVEFKNPTPEDNESLSPDNLLKKSINYVNAHGGWTDNYRYVRMDENKHQVFFRIYRNNYPVFSEDLNLSEIQLRWGGSEILAYFRNNFKLANLISSADVTLRSGPEILDYLQKKEDFEAGKLEDITLGYQLDKKSKTELIQLEPSWFYKYEGKWQQISTFEPGGNDYGLEQN; encoded by the coding sequence ATGACCTATGAAGATATTAAATCAATAATATTGGCAGTTCTTGTGTCAGGGAGCATTCTGCTGACATGGAGCCTCTGGACCTATCAGCCTACTTCCGAACAGCTTGGCGAGGAAAATACCGTTCAGGAAGTCGAGCTGGAGGCAAAGAAAGATGTCGGGGACCTCATCGAGCCGAATATGGCCCTGTTCCATTATGAAGACAGCCAGCATCTTGGCACCCTTTCCGCCGAGGAAACAGAAAAGCTTCTTACTGAAATTAAAAAATGGAACTTTGATGATTTTTCGGATATAACAGACGAAGTCGGGAATATAGACCTCTTTGTGCAGGAAGCAGGCCATGCTGAAATCATATACCCGGGAATCACGCCGATGAATCTTTATAAAGAGATCCTGCAGATTAAGGACAGACGGCTGGAGAATATTTACTTCAATAAGATGGTCATAGACATGCAAACTGGACAAAAAAGCGGAATCGTCTACTTTGTCGACACGGAAAGAGGAAGGGTGTACAAAACGGGTGTTGGGCTTTCGAATATCCAAAATTTTAACACCAGGTTCTACCGGCTGGCGAGTGCTTCAACCAATCCTGCTTTTGCCCGCTATGCTCCTTTTGATACCGGGAAGAAATTGATTTTCATACCGGAAAACAAAGTGGAGATGCCGAGATACAGCTTTTTATCGGAAGAGTATGAATCTGAAAGATTTAAGGAAGCATTATTCGACGATCTGGATTCTGTCCAGAAAAGCTATCTTGGGACCGGGGAGGAATTCACAAATGAATCCAGCCTGCTGAGGATCGACCAGAATAAGGTTGAATTCAAGAATCCTACTCCTGAGGATAATGAAAGCCTCAGCCCTGACAATCTGCTGAAGAAAAGCATCAATTATGTGAATGCCCATGGCGGCTGGACTGATAATTACCGCTATGTCCGGATGGATGAGAATAAACACCAGGTGTTTTTCCGGATCTACCGCAATAATTACCCGGTGTTCAGCGAGGATCTGAATCTGTCGGAGATCCAGCTCCGCTGGGGCGGCAGTGAAATCCTTGCCTATTTCCGGAACAATTTCAAACTGGCAAACCTGATAAGTTCTGCTGATGTTACGCTGAGATCCGGCCCGGAGATCCTCGACTATCTGCAGAAGAAAGAGGATTTTGAAGCCGGAAAGCTTGAGGATATCACGCTCGGCTATCAGCTTGATAAGAAATCAAAAACGGAGCTGATCCAGCTTGAGCCTTCCTGGTTTTATAAATACGAAGGCAAGTGGCAGCAGATCAGCACATTTGAACCGGGAGGGAACGATTATGGATTGGAGCAGAATTAA
- the walK gene encoding cell wall metabolism sensor histidine kinase WalK yields MKKVGFFRSIHLKFVLIYVLLIIIAMQIIGVYFVGQLEKTLRSNFQTAIEERVDLLSVYLEEIITKERPAGEDLPTKEEEVQRILRDYTSKDIIELRVIDGETQKVLGSNKDGYVNQKAVDALTTSALATRAPKSDEYTDQSLGNRRVWVLASPVKSANEEVVGVVYVKADIENVFEQKNQINSIFASGIIIALAITALLGILLAQTITRPLSDMRRQALAMAKGNFSRKVKVYGYDEIGQLAITFNSLTKKLQEAQATTEGERRKLSSVLSYMTDGVIATDRRGRVILINEPAAKMLNVPRETVLSSPIVNLLGLEEDYTFEELLAERESVILDYSTETTPYVLRANFSVIQKETGFVNGLITVLHDITEQEKIDLERREFVANVSHELRTPLTTMRSYLEALAEGAMHDEDIAPQFLNVTRTETERMIRMVNDLLQLSKLDSKDYRMKKEWVNFVDFFNRIIDRFDFSKEQNVTFQRNLPEHAAFVEIDEDKLTQVVDNIISNALKYSPEGGQVSFNIVEQEEQLLIRISDQGVGIPKDNLDKVFERFYRVDKARTRKLGGTGLGLAIAKEVVEAHDGKIWAESTEGKGTTISFTLPFVRSDEDDWE; encoded by the coding sequence ATGAAAAAAGTCGGTTTTTTCCGTTCGATTCATCTGAAGTTTGTTTTAATTTATGTGCTGCTGATTATCATTGCTATGCAGATCATCGGAGTGTATTTTGTCGGCCAGCTTGAGAAGACGCTGCGAAGCAATTTCCAGACAGCGATCGAGGAAAGAGTCGACCTGCTATCAGTCTATTTGGAAGAAATCATTACCAAGGAACGGCCTGCCGGCGAGGACCTGCCGACAAAGGAAGAAGAGGTCCAGCGTATTCTGCGTGACTATACTTCCAAGGATATTATTGAGCTCCGGGTCATTGACGGTGAAACACAGAAAGTCCTTGGTTCCAATAAAGATGGGTATGTAAATCAGAAGGCTGTAGATGCACTCACGACTTCAGCCCTGGCCACACGGGCCCCCAAAAGTGATGAGTATACAGATCAGAGCCTTGGGAACCGCAGGGTCTGGGTCCTTGCTTCGCCGGTAAAATCGGCCAATGAAGAAGTCGTCGGTGTGGTATATGTAAAGGCAGATATCGAAAATGTCTTTGAACAGAAGAACCAGATCAACAGCATTTTTGCATCAGGCATCATCATTGCTCTTGCAATCACTGCCTTGCTCGGCATCCTGCTCGCACAGACGATCACGCGGCCGCTGTCTGATATGAGGCGGCAGGCATTGGCAATGGCAAAAGGGAATTTCTCCCGCAAAGTTAAAGTGTATGGCTATGATGAGATCGGGCAGCTGGCCATCACATTCAACAGTCTGACGAAGAAGCTGCAGGAAGCCCAGGCTACTACAGAAGGGGAGCGCCGCAAGCTGTCTTCAGTCCTTTCCTATATGACCGACGGCGTAATTGCGACCGACAGGCGGGGACGGGTTATCCTGATCAATGAACCGGCTGCAAAAATGCTGAATGTTCCACGTGAAACAGTGCTGTCGAGCCCGATTGTGAATCTGCTCGGCCTTGAGGAAGATTATACGTTTGAAGAGCTGCTTGCTGAAAGGGAGTCCGTCATCCTGGATTATAGTACAGAGACAACTCCATATGTGCTCCGCGCCAATTTTTCTGTTATTCAAAAAGAGACAGGCTTTGTTAATGGACTTATTACTGTATTGCATGATATTACGGAACAGGAAAAAATTGATTTGGAGCGCCGGGAGTTTGTGGCGAATGTATCCCATGAATTGCGGACACCGCTGACGACGATGAGGAGCTATCTTGAAGCGCTGGCGGAAGGGGCTATGCATGATGAAGATATTGCCCCCCAATTCCTTAATGTGACAAGGACAGAAACAGAGCGGATGATCCGGATGGTCAATGACCTTCTTCAGCTTTCAAAGCTGGACAGCAAGGATTACCGCATGAAGAAGGAATGGGTCAATTTTGTCGACTTCTTTAACCGGATCATCGACCGGTTCGATTTTTCAAAAGAGCAGAATGTGACCTTCCAGCGCAATCTGCCGGAGCATGCGGCATTTGTGGAAATTGATGAGGACAAGCTTACACAGGTTGTTGATAATATCATTTCGAATGCGCTGAAATACTCACCTGAAGGCGGACAGGTCTCTTTTAACATCGTCGAGCAGGAGGAGCAGCTGCTTATCAGGATTTCCGACCAGGGCGTCGGGATTCCGAAGGACAATCTGGATAAAGTATTCGAACGGTTTTACAGAGTGGATAAAGCTAGAACGAGAAAGCTTGGCGGCACCGGCCTCGGGCTTGCCATTGCCAAAGAGGTTGTGGAAGCCCATGACGGCAAGATATGGGCAGAAAGTACAGAAGGAAAAGGCACGACCATTTCCTTTACGCTTCCTTTCGTTCGTTCTGATGAGGATGATTGGGAATGA
- a CDS encoding two-component system regulatory protein YycI, whose amino-acid sequence MDWSRIKTIFILTFLILDIYLVYEYSQLRMNGSQALPQDKLENSFKSANIKFEADIPKGEVRDGNLTAVSKNFAEENLEELKKTILKDQDISTLEENALNSTLNKPFKVGKDFNQAELDKFVRQNIYEGDKYGFWEKSDDSNKITYYQKFEGKFLYKNVNGELTFYLNADQEIVTYRQTLFEKVQYLKGDKKKLIDPTEAIENLYRNQSLKEGSKITDVEQGYYSNIQDDSSTWVLSPAWRVVVDGKENLFVNAFKGQVLSLDSEKKDLGEDSEEKTEIVE is encoded by the coding sequence ATGGATTGGAGCAGAATTAAAACGATCTTTATCCTGACCTTCCTCATCCTGGATATCTACCTGGTCTATGAATACTCCCAGCTTCGCATGAACGGCAGCCAGGCGCTTCCGCAGGACAAGCTGGAGAACAGCTTCAAGAGTGCCAATATCAAGTTTGAAGCTGACATACCAAAAGGTGAAGTGCGGGACGGCAACCTGACCGCGGTTTCGAAGAATTTTGCAGAAGAGAACCTGGAAGAGCTGAAGAAAACGATCCTGAAGGACCAGGATATCTCCACCCTTGAGGAAAATGCCCTGAACTCGACATTAAATAAGCCATTTAAGGTCGGCAAGGACTTCAATCAGGCGGAACTTGATAAGTTCGTCAGGCAAAACATCTATGAAGGCGATAAATACGGTTTCTGGGAAAAAAGCGATGACAGCAATAAGATTACCTATTATCAGAAGTTCGAAGGAAAATTCCTCTACAAGAATGTAAATGGGGAGCTCACCTTTTACTTGAATGCCGACCAGGAAATTGTTACCTACAGACAGACGCTGTTTGAAAAAGTACAGTATCTGAAGGGCGATAAAAAGAAGCTGATTGATCCGACAGAGGCGATTGAAAACCTTTATAGGAATCAAAGTTTAAAAGAAGGCAGCAAGATTACTGACGTGGAACAAGGATATTATTCCAATATCCAGGATGACTCTTCCACCTGGGTGCTGAGCCCTGCCTGGAGAGTTGTCGTGGACGGCAAGGAGAACTTGTTCGTCAATGCCTTTAAAGGCCAGGTCCTCAGTCTCGACAGCGAGAAGAAAGACCTGGGAGAAGATTCGGAAGAAAAAACTGAAATAGTGGAGTGA
- the yycF gene encoding response regulator YycF, giving the protein MDKKILVVDDEKPIADILQFNLKKEGYEVHCAYDGNEALEKVEEVKPDLILLDIMLPQRDGMEVCREVRKKYEMPIIMLTAKDSEIDKVLGLELGADDYVTKPFSNRELIARVKANLRRHQQIAAKAGEEEETNEIAIGSLVIHPDAYVVSKRGETIELTHREFELLHYLAKHIGQVMTREHLLQTVWGYDYYGDVRTVDVTVRRLREKIEDNPSHPTWIVTRRGVGYYLRNPEQE; this is encoded by the coding sequence ATGGATAAGAAGATATTGGTTGTAGACGATGAAAAGCCGATTGCGGATATACTGCAGTTCAATTTGAAAAAGGAAGGCTATGAGGTGCATTGCGCTTATGACGGCAATGAGGCGCTCGAGAAGGTGGAGGAGGTCAAGCCTGATCTGATCCTGCTTGATATCATGCTGCCGCAGCGCGATGGCATGGAGGTATGCCGCGAGGTGCGGAAGAAGTATGAAATGCCGATTATCATGCTGACGGCCAAGGATTCAGAAATTGATAAGGTGCTCGGCCTTGAGCTTGGCGCTGACGATTATGTGACAAAGCCGTTTTCGAACCGGGAGCTTATCGCCCGTGTGAAGGCGAACTTGAGAAGGCACCAGCAGATTGCTGCAAAAGCCGGGGAAGAGGAAGAAACGAATGAGATTGCGATCGGTTCCCTTGTCATCCACCCGGATGCCTATGTGGTTTCCAAACGCGGTGAGACAATCGAGCTGACACATCGGGAGTTTGAACTGCTGCACTACCTGGCCAAGCATATTGGACAGGTCATGACACGTGAGCATCTGCTTCAGACCGTATGGGGCTATGATTATTATGGGGATGTCCGTACCGTCGACGTTACGGTAAGGCGCCTGCGCGAAAAGATTGAAGACAACCCGAGCCACCCGACCTGGATTGTAACAAGAAGGGGAGTAGGCTATTATTTGAGGAATCCGGAACAGGAGTAA